One window of Hymenobacter sp. BRD128 genomic DNA carries:
- a CDS encoding Glu/Leu/Phe/Val dehydrogenase: protein MAATTVYKEPAPRVDTENPLESMMSRFNIAAEILGLDDTSYEVLKAPDKQVIVHMPVMMDDGKVQVFEGYRVVHNTILGPSKGGIRYDKNVNLDEVKALAAWMTWKCAVVDIPYGGAKGGIICDPTTMSVGELERLTRAYTVSMKDVFGPDRDIPAPDMGTGPREMAWIMDEFSKAVGQTASAVVTGKPLVMGGSLGRTEATGRGVMTSTLAALNKLGMKPEQTSVAVQGFGNVGSWAAKLLFDKGLKVKGVSDISGAYWNENGINIDEAITYKNAHGGRLEGFEGADPMDPTKLLTSEVDVIVPAAVEDVITEQNAPNIKAKLIVEGANGPTSASADPIINEKGILVVPDILANSGGVTVSYFEWVQNKQGFKWSLDMVTDRADRIMTEAFEKVYATSQKYNIPMRIAAYVVAIDKVAQTYKYRGGY, encoded by the coding sequence ATGGCAGCCACCACTGTGTATAAAGAGCCGGCCCCGCGGGTCGACACCGAAAATCCGCTTGAATCCATGATGTCGCGCTTTAATATCGCGGCCGAAATCCTGGGACTCGACGACACCTCCTACGAAGTGCTGAAGGCACCCGATAAGCAGGTCATCGTGCACATGCCCGTGATGATGGACGATGGCAAAGTACAGGTTTTTGAAGGCTACCGCGTGGTGCATAACACCATCCTGGGTCCCAGCAAAGGCGGTATCCGCTACGATAAGAATGTAAACCTCGACGAGGTAAAGGCCCTCGCCGCCTGGATGACCTGGAAGTGCGCCGTGGTTGATATTCCCTACGGCGGCGCCAAGGGTGGTATTATCTGCGACCCCACCACTATGAGCGTGGGCGAGCTGGAGCGCCTCACCCGCGCCTACACCGTATCGATGAAGGATGTTTTTGGTCCCGACCGCGACATTCCGGCCCCCGACATGGGCACTGGCCCCCGCGAGATGGCTTGGATTATGGACGAATTTTCGAAGGCCGTGGGCCAGACGGCCTCGGCCGTGGTCACGGGCAAGCCGCTGGTAATGGGCGGCTCGCTGGGCCGCACCGAAGCCACCGGCCGCGGCGTGATGACCTCGACCCTAGCCGCGCTAAACAAGCTGGGCATGAAGCCCGAGCAAACGTCCGTAGCCGTACAGGGCTTCGGCAACGTAGGCTCGTGGGCCGCCAAGCTGCTGTTTGATAAAGGCTTGAAAGTAAAAGGGGTATCGGATATTTCGGGCGCTTACTGGAACGAGAATGGCATCAATATCGACGAGGCCATTACTTACAAAAATGCCCACGGGGGCCGCCTCGAAGGCTTCGAAGGGGCCGACCCGATGGACCCCACCAAGCTGCTGACGTCGGAGGTGGATGTGATTGTGCCCGCCGCCGTGGAAGACGTGATTACCGAGCAAAATGCGCCCAACATCAAGGCCAAGCTGATTGTAGAAGGCGCTAACGGCCCGACTTCGGCTTCGGCTGACCCCATCATCAATGAAAAAGGCATTCTGGTAGTGCCCGACATCCTGGCCAACTCGGGTGGCGTGACGGTGAGCTACTTCGAATGGGTGCAGAATAAGCAGGGCTTCAAATGGAGCCTCGACATGGTTACCGACCGTGCCGACCGCATCATGACCGAGGCCTTCGAAAAGGTGTACGCCACCAGCCAGAAGTACAACATTCCGATGCGCATCGCCGCCTACGTGGTGGCCATCGACAAAGTGGCCCAGACGTATAAGTACCGCGGCGGCTACTAA
- the kynU gene encoding kynureninase: MTYDVSPAFAAAQDAADSLAPFRQEFHIPPGPDGQPTAYFCGNSLGLLPTAARAAVEAEFKSWETQAVEGHFHGESPWMFYQDTLAEATARVVGAKPIEVVVMNTLTVNLHLLLISFYQPTATRYKVLMEGGAFPSDQYALESQARLHGLDPAEAIVEMTPRPGEHTLRTEDIEAKIAELGDSLATVIFGGINYYTGQVFDMAAIARAGHAVGATVGFDLAHAAGNVVLNLHDWDVDFACWCTYKYLNSGPGGTSGVFINERFAHRPDLLRLAGWWGYDPKERFQMKPGFRPSPGAAGWQLSCGQVLPMAVHRANLEIFDRAGGVASLRQKSEKLTGYLEYLIQQLGLPQSKFEIITPADPSQRGCQLSLLVHERGRELFDFLAARGIIADWREPNVIRLAPVPLYNSFEDVRRAGAALSEFYKEQ, from the coding sequence ATGACCTACGATGTTTCGCCCGCTTTTGCCGCTGCCCAGGACGCGGCCGATTCGCTAGCCCCCTTCCGGCAGGAATTTCACATTCCGCCCGGCCCCGATGGCCAGCCCACGGCGTATTTCTGCGGCAATTCGCTGGGCTTGCTGCCCACGGCGGCCCGCGCCGCCGTGGAGGCCGAGTTTAAATCGTGGGAAACGCAGGCCGTGGAAGGCCACTTTCACGGCGAGTCGCCGTGGATGTTTTACCAAGACACCCTAGCCGAGGCTACGGCCCGCGTGGTGGGTGCCAAGCCGATTGAAGTAGTGGTAATGAACACCTTAACGGTGAATCTGCACCTGCTGCTTATTTCCTTCTACCAGCCCACGGCCACCCGCTACAAGGTGCTGATGGAGGGCGGTGCCTTCCCTTCGGACCAGTACGCGCTCGAAAGCCAGGCCCGGCTGCACGGTCTCGACCCGGCTGAGGCCATTGTGGAAATGACGCCCCGGCCCGGCGAGCACACGCTGCGCACCGAGGATATTGAGGCCAAAATCGCGGAGCTGGGCGACTCGCTGGCCACGGTCATCTTCGGCGGCATTAATTACTACACCGGGCAGGTATTCGACATGGCGGCCATCGCGCGGGCCGGGCACGCGGTGGGCGCCACCGTGGGCTTCGACCTGGCCCACGCGGCCGGCAACGTGGTGCTGAACCTGCACGACTGGGACGTGGACTTTGCCTGCTGGTGCACCTACAAGTACCTCAACTCGGGGCCGGGCGGCACGTCGGGCGTATTTATTAATGAGCGCTTTGCGCACCGGCCCGACTTGCTGCGGCTAGCCGGCTGGTGGGGCTACGACCCGAAGGAACGCTTTCAGATGAAGCCGGGCTTTCGGCCGTCGCCGGGCGCGGCGGGCTGGCAGCTTTCGTGCGGGCAGGTGCTGCCCATGGCCGTGCACCGCGCCAACCTGGAGATTTTTGACCGGGCCGGCGGCGTGGCTAGCCTGCGCCAGAAGAGCGAAAAGCTGACTGGCTACCTCGAATACCTCATTCAGCAACTCGGCCTGCCGCAGTCGAAATTCGAGATTATTACGCCCGCCGACCCTAGCCAGCGCGGCTGCCAGCTCTCGCTGCTGGTGCACGAGCGCGGGCGCGAGCTGTTCGATTTTTTGGCCGCGCGCGGCATCATTGCCGACTGGCGCGAGCCAAATGTGATTCGCCTGGCACCCGTGCCGCTCTATAATTCGTTTGAGGATGTACGCCGGGCGGGCGCGGCCCTTTCGGAGTTTTACAAGGAGCAGTAA
- a CDS encoding acetyl-CoA C-acyltransferase: MPNAYIVDAVRTPIGKFGGALSSVRPDDLAALVLRELLRRNPGLDKNAVEDVIMGAANQAGEDNRNVARMAALLAGLPVTVPGNTVNRLCASGMQSIIDAARAIKVGEGDVYLAGGAESMTRAPFVMAKSATAFARDFTAHDTTLGWRFVNARLAKEHYPYTMGDTAENVARQYGVSREDQDAFAFESQRKYHRAAEKGRFRKELVPVFLPQPKGDTALFDTDEQPRVSTLEKLATLKPAFQPDGGSVTAGNSAGINDGAAAALLVSEEALTRYNLKPMARIISSAVAGVDPSIMGMGPVPAVRKVLERAGLTLADIDLFEINEAFASQSVAVVRELGIDMAKLNVNGGSIAMGHPLGSSGARIIATLVHEMQRREGVRYGLAAMCVGVGQGTAMVFEKM; the protein is encoded by the coding sequence ATGCCTAATGCGTATATCGTGGATGCCGTGCGCACCCCGATTGGAAAATTTGGCGGTGCGCTCAGCAGCGTTCGCCCCGACGATTTGGCTGCCCTCGTTCTGCGCGAGCTGTTGCGCCGCAACCCTGGCCTCGATAAAAATGCGGTCGAGGACGTAATAATGGGCGCCGCCAACCAGGCCGGCGAAGACAATCGCAACGTGGCCCGCATGGCCGCGCTGCTGGCTGGCCTGCCCGTCACGGTGCCCGGCAATACTGTAAACCGCCTCTGCGCCAGTGGCATGCAGAGTATTATCGACGCGGCCCGCGCCATCAAGGTGGGTGAGGGTGACGTGTACCTGGCCGGCGGCGCCGAAAGCATGACCCGCGCGCCCTTCGTGATGGCGAAGTCGGCCACGGCCTTTGCCCGCGACTTTACGGCCCACGACACGACGCTGGGCTGGCGCTTCGTGAATGCTCGCCTAGCCAAGGAGCACTACCCCTACACAATGGGCGACACGGCCGAGAACGTGGCCCGGCAGTACGGCGTGAGCCGCGAAGACCAGGACGCGTTTGCCTTTGAAAGCCAGCGTAAGTACCACCGCGCCGCCGAGAAGGGCCGCTTCCGCAAGGAGCTGGTGCCGGTGTTTTTGCCGCAGCCCAAAGGTGATACGGCGCTCTTCGACACCGACGAGCAGCCCCGCGTTTCGACCCTCGAAAAGCTAGCCACCCTCAAGCCCGCCTTTCAGCCCGACGGCGGCTCGGTGACGGCCGGCAACTCGGCCGGCATCAACGATGGCGCCGCCGCCGCCCTGCTGGTGAGCGAAGAAGCCCTGACGCGCTATAACCTCAAGCCGATGGCGCGCATTATCTCGTCGGCCGTGGCGGGGGTCGACCCGTCTATTATGGGCATGGGGCCGGTGCCGGCAGTACGCAAGGTGCTGGAGCGCGCCGGCCTGACCCTAGCCGACATCGACCTGTTTGAAATCAACGAAGCCTTTGCCTCGCAGAGTGTGGCCGTGGTGCGCGAGCTGGGCATCGACATGGCCAAGCTCAACGTGAACGGCGGTTCCATTGCCATGGGCCACCCGCTCGGGTCGAGTGGCGCCCGCATCATTGCCACGCTGGTGCACGAGATGCAGCGCCGCGAAGGCGTGCGCTACGGCCTAGCCGCCATGTGCGTGGGTGTGGGCCAGGGCACGGCCATGGTTTTCGAGAAAATGTAA
- a CDS encoding acyltransferase codes for MANSLTISPISNSLSNALVERNNINYNIEALRGFAAIFVVWHHVIVFTRMVDPGFSPTGIFAYGPSGHFCVLLFFILSGYVIGISNKKPMTWSTSGLYVKKRIVRLYPVFLLTLLLTVLVTEEHFTWKEICGNALFLQGFFLPAINPIAWSLQYELLYYALFVLISSNKINPSILAIISFVVAVCNYLFYPYIKFPIITSLSYGLVFWLLGLIISQLSALKNQEKISYQTLLGCLFLVLCITQFNLFDTLLHRIVNALHTTGTFLGVTEFFKIAITNFDIADAPMSFLIICVFVNNGKYNFNLYLKILLIISSINLIYVGKHLRQGDLDLTMYVMPTIFLIFAMICVFIRNSWLEHIGKKIIQAGIWLGSISYGVYMVHYPIMLLLNRIKVFSGSQITFAVRVVILFALVLLLSYLLEKVIQPRIKNYFLPQQSVK; via the coding sequence ATGGCAAATTCATTAACTATATCTCCGATATCCAATTCACTGTCTAATGCATTAGTAGAAAGAAATAATATTAATTATAACATTGAAGCATTAAGGGGCTTTGCTGCCATATTCGTAGTATGGCACCATGTGATAGTATTTACTCGCATGGTTGACCCCGGATTTAGTCCAACTGGTATATTTGCTTACGGACCTTCTGGGCATTTCTGCGTATTGCTTTTTTTTATCTTATCAGGATACGTCATTGGTATTAGTAATAAAAAGCCTATGACCTGGTCCACGAGCGGGCTGTATGTTAAAAAGCGTATCGTGCGCCTATATCCTGTTTTTCTTCTGACATTATTACTTACTGTATTAGTTACTGAAGAGCATTTTACTTGGAAGGAGATATGTGGTAATGCACTTTTTTTGCAAGGATTTTTCTTGCCTGCAATAAACCCAATTGCCTGGTCACTACAATACGAATTGCTGTACTATGCTCTATTCGTACTTATATCTTCTAATAAAATAAATCCATCTATATTGGCAATTATTTCTTTTGTAGTGGCTGTTTGTAATTATTTATTTTATCCATATATAAAATTTCCTATTATTACATCCCTATCCTATGGCTTAGTTTTTTGGCTGCTCGGCTTAATAATTAGTCAGTTGTCAGCTCTTAAGAACCAAGAAAAAATTTCGTATCAGACACTTTTAGGTTGCCTATTTTTAGTGTTATGCATTACGCAATTCAACCTTTTTGACACATTGTTGCATCGGATAGTTAATGCATTGCATACGACAGGTACATTTCTGGGAGTGACGGAGTTTTTTAAAATTGCAATAACTAATTTTGATATAGCGGATGCCCCTATGTCATTCTTAATTATATGTGTTTTTGTAAATAATGGTAAATATAATTTCAATTTATATTTAAAAATATTATTGATTATTTCCTCTATAAATTTAATTTATGTGGGTAAGCATTTGCGTCAGGGTGATTTAGACCTGACTATGTACGTAATGCCTACTATTTTTCTAATATTCGCGATGATATGTGTTTTTATTCGTAATTCCTGGCTTGAGCATATTGGAAAAAAAATTATTCAAGCAGGTATATGGTTGGGTTCTATATCATATGGGGTTTATATGGTTCATTACCCAATTATGCTGTTGCTAAATCGTATAAAAGTATTTTCCGGAAGTCAAATTACTTTTGCAGTGCGCGTAGTAATTCTTTTTGCGTTAGTACTACTGCTATCCTATTTGCTGGAAAAAGTTATTCAACCACGTATCAAGAATTATTTTCTTCCTCAGCAATCTGTGAAGTAA
- the dusB gene encoding tRNA dihydrouridine synthase DusB produces the protein MVNIRNIQLPDFPLLLAPMEDVSDPPFRAVCKANGADLMYTEFISSEGLIRAAAKSRQKLDVFDYERPIGIQLFGSDVDTMGECAAISTEAGPDLIDINYGCPVKQVALRGAGAALLRDIPKMVAMTAAVVKNTHLPVTVKTRLGWDESTLNVEEVAERLQDVGIEALTVHGRTRVQLYKGEADWRLIAKIKENPRIKIPIFGNGDIDTPEKALEYKTRYGVDGVMIGRAAIGYPWIFREVKHFVATGQRLAPPTLEERIAMCKMHFDKSLEWKGPKAGIFEMRRHYAHYFRGLEGAKQWRTRLVDAENGADIYAILEEIAASDAVLVG, from the coding sequence GTGGTCAATATCCGTAACATCCAGTTGCCCGACTTCCCGCTTTTGCTAGCCCCGATGGAGGACGTGAGCGACCCGCCCTTCCGGGCCGTGTGCAAGGCCAACGGCGCCGACCTCATGTACACCGAATTTATCTCCTCGGAGGGCCTGATACGGGCGGCGGCCAAGAGCAGGCAGAAGCTCGATGTATTTGACTACGAGCGCCCTATCGGCATTCAGCTCTTCGGCTCCGATGTGGATACGATGGGCGAGTGCGCGGCCATTAGCACCGAGGCCGGCCCCGACCTTATCGACATCAATTACGGCTGCCCGGTGAAGCAGGTGGCCCTGCGCGGCGCGGGCGCCGCGCTCTTGCGCGACATTCCGAAGATGGTGGCCATGACCGCCGCTGTGGTCAAGAACACCCACTTGCCCGTGACGGTGAAAACCCGCCTGGGCTGGGACGAAAGTACCCTCAACGTGGAGGAAGTAGCCGAGCGCCTGCAAGACGTGGGCATTGAGGCGCTTACGGTGCACGGCCGCACCCGCGTGCAGCTCTACAAGGGCGAGGCCGACTGGCGCCTCATCGCCAAAATCAAGGAAAACCCGCGCATCAAGATTCCGATTTTCGGCAACGGCGACATCGACACGCCCGAGAAAGCCCTCGAATACAAAACCCGCTACGGCGTAGATGGCGTGATGATAGGCCGCGCAGCCATTGGCTACCCCTGGATTTTCCGGGAAGTGAAGCACTTTGTGGCCACCGGCCAGCGGCTAGCCCCGCCCACGCTCGAAGAGCGCATTGCCATGTGCAAGATGCACTTCGACAAGAGCCTGGAGTGGAAAGGCCCCAAGGCCGGCATCTTCGAGATGCGCCGCCACTACGCGCATTATTTCCGGGGTTTGGAAGGTGCCAAGCAGTGGCGCACCCGCCTGGTCGATGCCGAAAATGGCGCCGATATATACGCCATTCTGGAAGAAATCGCGGCTAGCGATGCCGTACTGGTAGGCTAG
- a CDS encoding DUF4174 domain-containing protein, translated as MSAPNRIFCGLATLGLLTLLAARPAPAPDLARTLRAGRWQHRLLLLGAPKASQPDFQRQKKLLAAAEKGLAARDFKIIEVFYDQLSPADRWCWTHQLGQPLAGFRLLLIGKDGGVKRTETQPLASAALFSTVDKMPMARKEIKSK; from the coding sequence ATGAGCGCTCCCAACCGGATATTTTGTGGGCTAGCCACGCTGGGGCTGCTGACGCTACTAGCGGCCCGGCCCGCTCCCGCGCCCGACCTGGCGCGCACGCTGCGGGCTGGCCGCTGGCAGCACCGGCTACTGCTGCTGGGTGCGCCCAAGGCTAGCCAGCCCGACTTTCAGCGGCAAAAAAAGCTCTTAGCTGCGGCTGAAAAAGGCCTAGCTGCCCGCGATTTTAAAATTATAGAAGTATTCTACGACCAGCTTTCGCCCGCCGACCGCTGGTGCTGGACGCATCAGCTGGGCCAGCCCCTAGCCGGCTTTCGCCTGCTGCTCATCGGCAAAGACGGCGGCGTGAAACGCACCGAAACCCAGCCGCTAGCCTCGGCCGCCCTCTTTAGCACCGTCGATAAAATGCCTATGGCCCGCAAGGAAATAAAAAGTAAATAA
- a CDS encoding CPBP family intramembrane glutamic endopeptidase yields the protein MKGLVPRPVHPAVQLLMLLGLAVAGLCLASLLALVLVNALYGISMRQFSSLAAMPDQYPHGWDVLMLYQGLSLAGAGAGALVLPRLLGQSVASYFAPRRLRAAWWLVAAGLVILCSVPFLSALVSWNAGAHFPGALHSFETWARDMEDQAAGLTKFLTDFNSPGRLLVGLIVIAIVPAVAEELVFRGGVQRNLVQWFGSRHVGVWLAAAIFSGIHMQFFGFVPRFVLGLVLGYLYEWSGNIMVSMAAHFTQNAFQLLLLYLFQNKQLPSSFNPDANVAVPLPAVLASALLTAALLYWLHQRWTASRPPAAFDPAPPSARVLP from the coding sequence ATGAAAGGTTTAGTGCCCCGCCCTGTGCACCCCGCCGTGCAACTGCTCATGCTGCTGGGGCTGGCCGTGGCGGGGCTGTGCCTGGCTAGCCTGCTAGCCCTGGTGCTGGTCAATGCGTTGTACGGCATTTCGATGCGGCAATTTTCTAGCCTGGCGGCCATGCCCGACCAATATCCGCACGGTTGGGATGTGCTTATGCTCTACCAGGGCTTGTCGCTGGCGGGTGCGGGCGCGGGCGCGCTGGTGCTGCCGCGCCTGCTGGGGCAGTCGGTAGCCAGCTATTTTGCGCCGCGTCGGCTAAGGGCGGCGTGGTGGCTGGTAGCGGCCGGGCTCGTTATTCTGTGCTCGGTACCCTTTCTTTCGGCCTTAGTAAGCTGGAATGCCGGGGCGCATTTCCCCGGCGCGCTGCACAGCTTCGAAACCTGGGCGCGCGACATGGAAGACCAGGCCGCCGGCCTCACCAAGTTTCTTACTGATTTTAATTCGCCCGGCCGCTTGCTGGTGGGTCTTATCGTTATTGCCATCGTGCCGGCCGTGGCCGAGGAGCTGGTATTTCGGGGCGGCGTGCAGCGCAATTTGGTGCAGTGGTTTGGCTCGCGGCACGTGGGCGTGTGGCTGGCGGCGGCCATTTTTTCGGGCATTCACATGCAGTTTTTCGGGTTTGTGCCGCGCTTTGTGTTGGGGCTGGTGCTCGGGTACTTATATGAGTGGAGCGGCAATATTATGGTGTCGATGGCCGCGCACTTTACCCAGAATGCCTTCCAGCTGCTGCTGCTCTATCTCTTTCAGAATAAGCAACTCCCTAGCTCCTTTAACCCCGATGCCAACGTGGCCGTGCCCCTGCCCGCCGTGCTGGCCTCGGCCTTGCTCACGGCGGCGCTGCTCTACTGGCTGCACCAGCGCTGGACGGCTAGCCGCCCGCCCGCCGCGTTTGACCCGGCCCCGCCCAGCGCACGCGTGCTACCCTAG
- the gndA gene encoding NADP-dependent phosphogluconate dehydrogenase: MSDTPTDYAFGMIGLGTMGRNLLLNMADHGFAVAGYDKNQKQVDLLGQEGQGKPVKGFTDAKAFVQSIKTPRAIMMLVPAGPIVDSVIADMLPLLAPGDILIDGGNSHFTDTERRAKDLASKGFHFFGMGVSGGEEGARFGPSMMPGGDKDAYATMQPVFEAIAAHVDGAPCVAYMGPGAAGHFVKMVHNGIEYGQMELIAETYGLLKNGLGLDNAAIGQVFTQWNEGRAQSFLLDITKDIFAFDAPGTDHLLLDDIKDEARAKGTGKWTSQVAMDLQAPIPTIDAAVSMRDLSKYKDLRVQLSQQYGAAGHLAGDKAELLKQLEQAFYFSMIISYAQGMHMLAKASEEFKYDLQLATIAKIWRGGCIIRSAFLNDIYNAFEKDNKLAHLLLDSKVQELVQGAAPGVRAVVAAATLAGQPVPAYTSALGYFDAFRTARLPSNLIQAQRDYFGAHTYELIGKEGVFHTQWTGLRSKTETPAGPAANEKPATPPVAGTKQSNQEPLNPQQ, from the coding sequence ATGAGCGACACCCCCACGGACTACGCATTCGGCATGATTGGCCTCGGCACGATGGGCCGCAACCTGCTGCTGAACATGGCCGACCACGGCTTTGCCGTAGCTGGCTACGACAAAAACCAGAAGCAGGTAGACCTGCTGGGCCAGGAAGGCCAGGGCAAGCCGGTCAAGGGCTTCACCGATGCTAAAGCCTTCGTGCAGAGCATCAAAACGCCCCGCGCCATTATGATGCTGGTGCCCGCTGGCCCTATCGTGGACAGCGTGATTGCCGATATGCTGCCGCTGCTAGCCCCCGGCGATATTCTCATCGACGGCGGCAACTCGCACTTTACCGACACCGAGCGCCGGGCCAAGGACTTGGCCAGCAAGGGCTTTCACTTCTTCGGCATGGGCGTGAGCGGCGGCGAGGAAGGCGCCCGCTTTGGGCCCAGCATGATGCCGGGCGGCGACAAGGATGCCTACGCTACCATGCAGCCGGTGTTTGAGGCCATTGCGGCCCACGTGGATGGGGCGCCCTGCGTGGCTTACATGGGCCCCGGCGCGGCCGGCCACTTTGTGAAAATGGTGCACAACGGCATCGAGTACGGCCAGATGGAGCTGATTGCCGAAACCTACGGCTTGCTCAAAAACGGCCTCGGACTAGACAACGCGGCTATCGGCCAGGTATTTACGCAGTGGAACGAGGGCCGCGCGCAGTCCTTTTTGCTCGACATTACCAAGGATATCTTCGCTTTCGACGCGCCCGGCACCGACCACCTGCTGCTCGACGACATCAAGGACGAGGCCCGCGCCAAGGGCACCGGCAAGTGGACCTCGCAGGTGGCGATGGACTTGCAGGCGCCCATCCCGACCATCGACGCGGCCGTATCGATGCGTGACCTTTCCAAGTACAAGGACCTGCGCGTGCAGCTCAGCCAGCAGTACGGCGCAGCCGGGCACCTGGCCGGCGATAAAGCTGAGCTACTCAAGCAGTTGGAGCAGGCTTTCTACTTCAGCATGATAATTTCCTACGCCCAGGGCATGCACATGCTGGCCAAGGCGTCGGAAGAGTTTAAGTATGACTTGCAGCTAGCCACCATCGCCAAAATCTGGCGCGGCGGCTGCATCATCCGCTCGGCGTTCTTAAACGACATTTATAATGCCTTTGAAAAGGATAACAAGCTGGCGCATTTGCTGCTAGATTCAAAAGTGCAGGAACTGGTGCAGGGCGCCGCGCCCGGCGTGCGCGCCGTGGTGGCCGCCGCTACCCTGGCCGGCCAGCCGGTGCCGGCCTACACCTCGGCGCTAGGCTACTTCGATGCCTTCCGCACGGCGCGCCTGCCTTCCAACCTCATTCAGGCCCAGCGCGACTACTTCGGGGCGCACACTTATGAGCTTATTGGTAAGGAAGGTGTTTTTCATACCCAGTGGACTGGCTTGCGCAGCAAGACTGAGACGCCGGCCGGCCCAGCGGCCAACGAAAAACCCGCCACGCCGCCCGTGGCCGGCACTAAGCAGTCGAACCAGGAGCCTCTTAACCCGCAGCAGTAA
- a CDS encoding phosphatidate cytidylyltransferase codes for MIWGALAAALLIGCTFGGPISFAVFFAAVQAVILKEFYRIMRASGYRPASWIGGIIGVLIFCWVHLLTGFWHYAQRFDWHLNTTLYPPLSSMQGWIEPMHPVSMPQKVYHLLFGIPGAAHLYLGLVLSAVLVTALLLREIICWPNHGQPFPNVAVTLAGLLYVSMPMSLLSSLAFRGENYRPGYVFLLIFFVWAADTGAYFAGKNFGKHKLAPSISPGKTWEGWAGGAALTLATGWAAGYFLPDIPLSHRLVAAGVVAVFGPLGDLAESMLKRSAGVKDSGTFLPGHGGLLDRFDAFLLVLPVLALLQVLLG; via the coding sequence GTGATTTGGGGCGCCCTGGCGGCGGCGCTGCTCATCGGCTGCACGTTTGGCGGGCCTATCTCGTTTGCAGTGTTTTTTGCCGCCGTGCAGGCCGTTATCCTGAAGGAGTTTTACCGGATAATGCGGGCTAGCGGGTATCGGCCGGCCAGTTGGATAGGTGGCATAATTGGGGTACTGATTTTTTGCTGGGTGCATCTGCTTACTGGCTTCTGGCACTACGCGCAACGCTTTGATTGGCATCTTAACACGACGTTATATCCTCCCTTGTCCTCCATGCAAGGCTGGATTGAGCCTATGCATCCGGTAAGCATGCCGCAGAAGGTTTATCACCTTTTATTTGGAATACCTGGTGCTGCCCATCTGTACTTAGGGCTAGTACTCAGTGCTGTATTAGTAACAGCGCTGCTCTTGCGCGAAATTATTTGTTGGCCCAATCATGGCCAGCCGTTTCCTAATGTAGCAGTTACGCTAGCTGGGTTGCTCTACGTAAGTATGCCAATGAGCTTGCTTAGTTCGCTGGCATTTCGTGGGGAAAATTACCGCCCCGGTTATGTATTTCTCCTCATTTTCTTCGTGTGGGCGGCCGATACCGGCGCCTACTTCGCGGGCAAAAACTTTGGCAAGCACAAGCTGGCGCCTAGCATCTCGCCGGGCAAAACCTGGGAGGGCTGGGCCGGCGGCGCAGCCCTGACCCTAGCCACGGGCTGGGCAGCCGGCTACTTCCTGCCCGATATACCGCTGAGCCACCGGCTGGTGGCGGCGGGCGTGGTGGCCGTGTTTGGTCCGCTCGGCGACTTGGCCGAGAGTATGCTCAAGCGCAGCGCGGGCGTGAAAGACTCGGGCACCTTTCTGCCCGGCCACGGCGGCCTGCTCGACCGCTTCGACGCCTTTTTGCTGGTGCTGCCGGTGCTGGCGCTGCTGCAAGTGCTGCTGGGGTAA
- a CDS encoding phosphatidylserine decarboxylase family protein codes for MKIHKEGRRILFVTLLVLLALNLLLSRYNGPNVLFNRIFAGASVVAFLALLQFFRSPFRRLLTHEDLLLAPADGKVVVIEEVFESEYFEDARRQISVFMSPINVHITRNPVSGIVKYFKYHPGKYLLAWHPKSSTDNERTTVVVESDAGPLVLFRQIAGAMARRIVWYVNEGDEVSQGEEFGFIKFGSRVDVFVPLDADIKVTLGQKVKGGETVLCQLKG; via the coding sequence ATTAAGATACACAAAGAAGGCCGCCGCATTCTGTTCGTGACGCTGCTGGTGCTGCTGGCCCTCAATCTGCTGCTGAGCCGCTATAATGGCCCCAACGTATTGTTCAACCGCATTTTTGCGGGGGCCTCGGTGGTGGCGTTTCTGGCGCTGTTGCAGTTTTTTCGCTCACCTTTTCGGCGCCTGCTCACCCACGAGGACCTGCTGCTAGCCCCGGCCGATGGCAAGGTAGTGGTGATTGAGGAAGTATTCGAATCCGAATACTTTGAGGATGCGCGCCGCCAGATTAGCGTGTTTATGTCGCCCATCAACGTGCACATTACCCGCAACCCGGTATCGGGCATTGTGAAATATTTCAAGTATCACCCCGGCAAATACCTGCTGGCCTGGCATCCCAAAAGCAGCACCGACAATGAGCGCACCACGGTGGTGGTCGAAAGCGACGCCGGCCCGTTGGTGCTCTTCCGGCAGATAGCCGGCGCTATGGCCCGCCGCATTGTATGGTACGTGAACGAAGGCGACGAAGTGAGTCAGGGTGAAGAGTTTGGCTTTATTAAATTCGGCTCGCGGGTCGATGTTTTCGTGCCGCTTGATGCTGATATTAAAGTAACGCTCGGCCAGAAAGTGAAAGGCGGCGAAACCGTATTGTGCCAGCTTAAAGGCTAG